Proteins encoded within one genomic window of Manis pentadactyla isolate mManPen7 chromosome 4, mManPen7.hap1, whole genome shotgun sequence:
- the UNC13D gene encoding protein unc-13 homolog D isoform X4 has translation MATLFSHPQRRPPFLRQAIKIRRRRVRDLQDPPPQTAQEIEPPPPHLSPEERTLLYEEALYTVLHRLGQPEPSHVMEASELLRYLQEAFHMEPEEHQQILQRAQELEKPTFCLKATVKQAKGILGKDVSGFSDPYCLLGIEQGVGMLGSSPGSRRRQKAVVKHTIPEEQTHRTQVVTQTLNPVWDETFILEFEDINNSRFHLDMWDLDTVESVRQKLGDLTDLHGLRRIFKEARKDKGQDDFLGNVVLRLQDLRCREDQWYPLEPCTETYPDRGQCHLQFQLIHKRRATVASRSQPSYTVHLHLLQQLVSHEVTRHQEGSTSWDGSLSRQAATILFLHATQKDLSDFHQSLAQWLAYSRLYQSLEFPSSCLLHPITSIEYQWIRGRLKAEQNEELANSFSSLLAYGLSLLRRFRSVFPLSVSDSPARLQSLLRVLVQMCKMKAFGELCPDSAPLPHLVTEALRTGTAEWFHLKQQHHQPMVQGILEAGKALLSLVQDIIGDLHQCQHTWNKIFYNALKIDLFSAAFLELQWLVAKRVQDHTAAVVSRPVSPDTGESLFQLYISLKELCELGPVPSERAGVLALDGFHRWFQPAIPSWLQKTYSVALARVQRAVQMDELVPLGELTKHSTSAVDLSTCFAQISHTARQLNWPDPEEAFMITVKFVEDTCRLALVYCSLIKARARDLSAGQKDQGQAANMLCVVVNDMEQLRLVIGKLPTQLAWEALEQRVGVVLEPGQLQNTLHAQLQGALAGLGHEIRTGVHTLAEQLEAGIAKHIQKLVGIKESVLPEDAILPLMKFLEVKLCYMNTNLVQENFNSLLTLLWTHTLTVLVEVAASQRSCPLASNRLKMALQNLEICFYAEGCGLPPEALHTATFQALQRDLELQAASSRELIQKYFCTRIVQQAETAAEGLGAVTVKAAYRASEQKLRVELLSASNLLPLDSNGSSDPFVQLTLEPRHEFPELAPRETQKHKKDLHPLFDETFEFLVPAEPCQKDGACLLLTVLDHDTLGADDLEGEAFLPLLSVPGLTGTEEPGEVPQTRLPLTYPAPNDYKVLDGKQEPSTMTKFAE, from the exons ATGGCGACGCTCTTCTCCCACCCCCAGCGGCGCCCTCCCTTCTTGCGCCAGGCCATCAAGATAAGGCGCCGCAGGGTCAGAGATCTGCAGGATCCTCCGCCCCAAACTGCTCAGGAG ATCGAGCCTCCACCCCCCCATCTCTCCCCGGAGGAG CGGACCCTGCTCTATGAGGAAGCTCTCTACACTGTCCTGCACCGCTTGGGCCAACCTGAGCCCAGCCACGTGATGGAGGCCTCCGAGCTGCTAAGATACTTGCAGGAG GCCTTCCACATGGAGCCTGAGGAGCACCAGCAGATACTGCAGCGGGCCCAGGAGCTTGAG AAGCCAACATTTTGTCTGAAGGCaacagtgaaacaagccaagggcATTCTGGGCAAGGATGTCAGCG ggtTCAGCGATCCCTACTGCCTGCTGGGCATCGAGCAGGGGGTGGGCATGCTGGGGAGCAGCCCCGGGTCCCGGCGTCGGCAGAAGGCTGTGGTGAAGCACACCATCCCAGAGGAGCAGACCCACCGCACACAGGTCGTCACCCAGACACTCAACCCCGTCTGGGACGAGACCTTCATCCT GGAGTTTGAGGATATAAACAACTCAAGATTTCATCTGGACATGTG GGACCTGGACACTGTGGAGTCTGTCAGACAGAAGCTGGGGGACCTCACAGACCTGCATGGGCTGCGAAG GATCTTTAAGGAGGCCCGGAAGGACAAAGGCCAGGACGACTTTTTGGGGAATGTGGTTCTGAGGCTGCAG GACCTCCGCTGCCGGGAGGATCAGTGGTACCCTCTGGAGCCTTGCACCGAGACCTACCCGGACCGTGGTCAGTGCCACCTCCAATTCCAGCTCATTCACAAGCGG AGGGCCACGGTGGCTAGTCGCTCCCAGCCCAGCTACACGGTGCACCTCCacctcctgcagcagctggtctCCCATGAGGTCACCCGGCACCAG GAGGGCAGTACCTCCTGGGATGGGTCACTGAGTCGCCAGGCTGCCACCATCCTCTTTCTCCATGCCACACAAAAGGACCTGTCCGACTTCCACCAGTCCCTGGC GCAGTGGCTGGCCTACAGCCGCCTCTACCAGAGCCTGGAGTTCCCCAGCAGCTGCCTTCTGCACCCCATCACCAGCATCGAGTACCAGTGGATCCGGGGCCGGCTCAAGGCAGAGCAG AACGAGGAGCTGGCCAACTCATTCAGCTCCCTGCTGGCCTACGGCCTCTCCCTCCTCCGGAGGTTCCGGTCTGTCTTCCCCTTGTCCGTGTCCGACTCCCCAGCCCGGCTGCAGTCTCTCCTCAG GGTCCTGGTACAGATGTGCAAGATGAAGGCCTTCGGGGAACTGTGCCCTGACAGCGCCCCCCTGCCTCACCTGGTGACTGAGGCACTGCGG ACGGGCACTGCGGAGTGGTTCCACCTGAAGCAGCAGCATCATCAACCCATGGTGCAG GGCATTCTGGAGGCGGGCAAGGCCTTGCTGAGCCTGGTACAGGACATCATTGGCGACCTGCACCAGTGCCAGCACACATGGAACAAGATCTTCTACAA TGCCCTCAAGATCGACCTGTTCTCTGCTGCTTTCCTGGAGCTGCAGTGGCTG GTGGCCAAGCGCGTGCAGGACCACACCGCGGCGGTGGTGAGCCGCCCTGTGTCCCCCGACACAGGCGAGAGTCTGTTCCAGCTCTACATCAGCCTCAAGGAGCTCTGCGAGCTGGGTCCCGTCCCCTCGGAGAG GGCCGGAGTCCTGGCCCTGGACGGCTTCCACCGCTGGTTCCAGCCGGCTATTCCCTCCTGGCTGCAGAAGACTTACAGCGTAGCCCTGGCGCGGGTGCAGCGGGCTGTGCAGATGGACGAG TTAGTGCCCCTGGGTGAACTGACCAAGCACAGCACGTCAGCTGTGGATCTGTCCACCTGCTTCGCCCAGATCAGCCACACCGCCCGGCAGCTGAACTGGCCTGACCCCGAGGAAGCCTTCATGATCACTGTCAAGTTCGTGGAG GACACCTGTCGGCTGGCCCTGGTATACTGCAGCCTTATAAAGGCCAGGGCCCGCGATCTCTCTGCAGGCCAGAAGGACCAGGGCCAGGCAGCCAATATG TTGTGCGTGGTGGTGAATGACATGGAGCAGCTGCGGCTGGTGATCGGCAAGCTGCCCACCCAGCTGGCATGGGAAGCGCTGGAGCAGCGGGTAGGGGTTGTGCTGGAGCCAGGGCAGCTGCAGAACACGCTGCATGCCCAGCTGCAGGGCGCATTGGCTGGGCTGGGCCATGAGATCCGCACCGGCGTCCACACTCTGGCCGAGCAG CTGGAAGCAGGCATTGCCAAGCACATCCAGAAACTTGTGGGCATCAAGGAGTCTGTTCTGCCTGAGGAT GCCATTCTGCCCCTGATGAAGTTCCTGGAGGTGAAGCTCTGCTATATGAACACCAACTTGGTGCAGGAAAATTTCAACAG CCTTCTGACCCTGCTCTGGACCCACACACTCACGGTGCTGGTGGAGGTGGCCGCCTCCCAGCGGAGCTGCCCCCTGGCCTCTAACAGGCTGAAGATGGCACTGCAG AACCTGGAGATATGCTTCTATGCAGAGGGCTGTGGCCTGCCACCCGAGGCCCTGCACACGGCCACCTTCCAG gccctgcagAGGGACCTGGAGCTGCAGGCAGCCTCCAGCCGCGAGCTGATCCAGAAGTACTTTTGCACCCGCATCGTGCAGCAG GCAGAAACCGCCGCTGAGGGGCTCGGCGCCGTTACAGTCAAGGCCGCCTACCGTGCCTCTGAGCAGAAGCTGCGGGTAGAGCTGCTCAGCGCCTCCAACCTCCTTCCCCTGGACTCGAATG GCTCCAGCGATCCCTTTGTCCAGCTGACGTTGGAGCCCAGGCACGAGTTCCCTGAGCTGGCCCCCCGGGAGACCCAAAAACACAAGAAGGACCTTCACCCGCTGTTTGATGAGACCTTTGAATT CCTGGTGCCTGCTGAGCCGTGCCAGAAGGATGGGGCATGCCTCCTGCTTACGGTGCTGGACCACGACACGCTGGGGGCTGATGACCTGGAAGGGGAAGCCTTCCTGCCCCTGCTCTCAGTACCAGGCCTGACTGGGACCGAGGAACCTGGCGAGGTGCCTCAAACCCGCCTGCCCCTCACTTATCCGGCACCAAACG ATTATAAAGTCCTTGATGGCAAGCAAGAACCCAGTACAATGACaaagtttgctgaatga